The following proteins are co-located in the Limisphaerales bacterium genome:
- a CDS encoding triose-phosphate isomerase produces the protein MNKDRKLIVAGNWKMNKTVAEATELVEALKLELANQTEVDVVLCPPFTALERVSAGIRETRIRLGAQNMSEQDFGAFTGEIAAGMLRELLVHFVILGHSERRAIQKESDALVNAKAKAALAAGLKPIVCVGETLAQREGNQTEEVVGEQIRGSLTGLTDDQLRDTIIAYEPVWAIGTGKTATTEQAQAAHAFIRGQLPASVSAEVRIQYGGSVKPDNARELMSQPDVDGALVGGASLEAKSFIEIITNTLN, from the coding sequence ATGAACAAAGATCGAAAATTAATCGTTGCCGGAAACTGGAAGATGAACAAAACCGTGGCCGAAGCCACGGAACTAGTGGAGGCCCTCAAGCTCGAACTCGCCAATCAAACAGAAGTGGACGTGGTGTTGTGCCCGCCGTTCACCGCGTTGGAGCGAGTGTCGGCGGGGATTCGCGAAACTCGCATCCGCCTTGGTGCACAAAATATGAGCGAGCAGGATTTCGGCGCGTTCACCGGCGAGATTGCCGCCGGGATGCTGCGCGAGTTGCTGGTGCACTTTGTCATCCTCGGCCACTCCGAACGGCGCGCGATCCAAAAGGAAAGCGACGCGCTCGTAAACGCCAAGGCCAAAGCCGCGCTCGCCGCCGGACTTAAGCCGATTGTTTGCGTGGGCGAAACGCTCGCCCAACGCGAGGGCAATCAAACTGAGGAAGTGGTGGGCGAACAAATTCGCGGCAGCCTTACCGGATTGACGGATGACCAATTGCGCGACACCATCATCGCTTACGAGCCCGTGTGGGCGATCGGCACCGGCAAAACAGCCACCACCGAACAGGCGCAAGCCGCGCACGCGTTCATCCGCGGCCAGTTGCCCGCGAGCGTGTCCGCCGAAGTGCGGATTCAGTACGGTGGCAGCGTGAAGCCCGACAACGCGCGCGAATTAATGAGCCAACCCGATGTGGACGGCGCCCTCGTCGGCGGAGCATCATTGGAAGCCAAAAGTTTTATTGAAATCATTACCAACACACTCAATTAA
- a CDS encoding phosphoglycerate kinase: MAKLTINNLNLKGKRVFTRVDYNVPMEETGGTMVINDDTRIRATLPTLRLLTEKGARIILAAHLGRPKGERVASMSLRPVANKLAELIGQPVAFVDDCVGEAASSAVNNLQDGEILLLENVRYHACEEANKPDFAEQLAANADVFVNDAFGAAHRAHASTAGIAEVITARGGQCAAGLLMERELKFLGEELKTPDKPFVVILGGAKVSDKIKVIDRLIEKADTILIGGAMAYTFKLALGKSVGDSLVEPDKVDIAQAALDKAAARGVEFLLPTDNLISQMNDGKWADPEVNSSEDIPDGREGVDIGPATAARYAEAITGAKTILWNGPMGIFEDARFAKGTMAVAVAVAGATGAGAVSIIGGGDSVKALNQNGLAEQVTFMSTGGGASLEFLEGNELPGVAALSEQ, translated from the coding sequence ATGGCGAAATTGACGATTAATAACTTAAATTTAAAGGGAAAACGCGTGTTTACACGCGTGGACTATAATGTGCCGATGGAGGAAACCGGCGGCACAATGGTGATCAATGATGACACACGAATCCGCGCCACGCTGCCCACGCTTCGATTGCTCACCGAAAAAGGCGCGCGCATCATCCTCGCCGCGCATCTTGGCCGGCCCAAAGGCGAGCGCGTGGCATCGATGAGCCTCCGTCCGGTGGCCAACAAACTTGCCGAATTGATCGGCCAACCCGTGGCCTTCGTTGACGATTGTGTGGGCGAAGCCGCCTCTTCGGCGGTGAACAATTTGCAGGACGGCGAAATCCTGTTGCTCGAAAATGTCCGCTACCACGCCTGCGAGGAAGCAAATAAACCGGACTTCGCCGAACAACTTGCGGCCAATGCCGATGTGTTTGTGAACGATGCCTTCGGTGCAGCACATCGAGCGCACGCCAGCACGGCGGGCATCGCGGAAGTCATCACCGCCCGCGGCGGCCAATGCGCAGCGGGATTGTTGATGGAACGCGAGTTGAAATTTCTTGGCGAAGAACTGAAAACGCCGGACAAGCCTTTCGTCGTCATTCTCGGCGGCGCAAAGGTGTCCGATAAAATCAAAGTCATCGATCGCTTAATTGAAAAGGCCGACACCATTCTGATTGGCGGCGCAATGGCCTACACCTTCAAACTCGCGCTCGGCAAATCTGTGGGCGATTCGCTGGTGGAACCGGATAAAGTCGATATCGCCCAAGCCGCGCTGGACAAAGCCGCCGCCCGTGGCGTTGAATTTTTATTGCCGACCGATAATTTAATTTCCCAAATGAATGACGGCAAATGGGCCGACCCCGAGGTAAACAGCTCCGAAGACATTCCCGATGGACGCGAGGGCGTGGACATTGGCCCCGCCACCGCTGCACGCTATGCCGAGGCCATCACTGGCGCAAAGACAATTTTATGGAACGGTCCGATGGGCATTTTTGAGGACGCGCGATTTGCCAAAGGCACGATGGCTGTGGCTGTCGCCGTGGCGGGCGCCACGGGCGCGGGGGCTGTCAGCATCATCGGCGGGGGCGACAGCGTGAAGGCGTTGAACCAAAACGGATTGGCCGAACAAGTCACTTTTATGAGCACCGGCGGCGGCGCGAGCCTTGAATTTCTTGAGGGCAACGAATTGCCCGGCGTAGCCGCGCTCTCTGAACAATAA
- a CDS encoding RluA family pseudouridine synthase, translating into MSRRETLRVEESQPKARLDKFLQGHFPETSRGTFQRLIENGNVRVDDQPTKATHHPRAGEAITIEWPEAIPSEAIPEDIPLDILFEDDHLLVLNKRAGIVVHPAAGHESNTLVNALLHHCAGQLSGIGGVARPGIVHRLDKDTSGCLVVAKNDDAHLALSAQFADRTTTKIYHALVCGQPSKPKHTVKEPLARHPVHRKKIAITPNGRDAHTDFRVLELLNKSALIEATLHTGRTHQIRVHLQHLGCPVVGDAVYGGRPTRAFTQATSYTAPRQLLHAFTLSFDHPASGKRLTLEAPLPDDFQIALDLLRAE; encoded by the coding sequence ATGAGCCGACGCGAGACACTGCGCGTCGAGGAATCGCAACCCAAGGCGCGGCTGGACAAGTTTTTGCAGGGGCATTTCCCCGAAACCTCGCGTGGCACCTTCCAGCGCCTCATCGAAAACGGCAACGTGCGCGTGGACGACCAACCGACCAAAGCCACGCACCACCCGCGGGCGGGCGAGGCGATCACCATTGAATGGCCCGAAGCGATCCCCTCTGAGGCGATACCCGAAGACATCCCGTTGGACATTCTTTTTGAGGATGACCATTTGCTGGTGCTCAACAAACGCGCAGGCATCGTCGTGCATCCCGCCGCCGGCCACGAAAGCAACACGTTGGTGAACGCGCTGCTGCACCATTGCGCCGGTCAGCTCAGCGGCATTGGCGGTGTGGCGCGGCCGGGCATTGTGCATCGGCTGGATAAAGACACCAGCGGCTGCCTCGTGGTGGCCAAGAACGACGACGCGCACCTCGCACTCTCCGCACAGTTTGCCGACCGCACAACCACCAAAATTTATCACGCCCTGGTGTGCGGCCAACCGTCCAAACCAAAGCACACTGTGAAAGAACCCCTCGCACGCCATCCGGTGCATCGCAAAAAAATCGCCATCACCCCCAATGGCCGCGATGCGCACACAGATTTTCGAGTACTCGAACTCTTAAATAAATCCGCACTGATCGAAGCCACCCTGCACACCGGACGCACCCACCAAATCCGCGTGCACCTACAGCACCTCGGCTGCCCCGTGGTGGGCGATGCCGTCTACGGCGGCCGCCCCACCCGCGCCTTCACCCAAGCCACCAGCTACACCGCCCCGCGCCAACTGCTCCACGCCTTCACGCTCAGCTTTGATCATCCCGCCAGCGGTAAACGCCTCACGCTCGAAGCGCCCTTGCCGGACGATTTCCAAATAGCCTTGGACTTGCTGCGCGCAGAGTAG
- the lgt gene encoding prolipoprotein diacylglyceryl transferase, producing MHPVAFQISGLTVHWYGILLASGFMLGLWTAGRRGMKIGLNAEDLSNLVLWIFICGIAGAKLLYVINEGDSGKPLKELLFQRSGLVFHGALIGASIAIIIFTRVKKMPVWATFDALAPSIALGHAFGRLGCFMTGCCYGKTCALPWAVTFPEGHPTHPGHVHPTQIYESLLNFALFAGLALLFRKRKFDGQIFAAYLMGYAVIRFGIEFLRDDPRGNTLGELPPGQLISIGLLVAGGILWAKLKDRPVKEV from the coding sequence GTGCATCCGGTTGCATTTCAAATTAGCGGGTTAACGGTTCATTGGTACGGCATTTTGCTGGCCTCGGGATTTATGCTGGGGCTGTGGACGGCTGGGCGGCGCGGAATGAAGATCGGCCTCAACGCGGAGGATCTCTCCAACCTCGTGCTGTGGATTTTCATTTGCGGCATCGCCGGCGCCAAGCTGCTGTACGTCATCAACGAAGGCGACAGCGGCAAGCCGCTCAAGGAATTGCTCTTCCAACGCTCCGGCTTGGTGTTCCACGGAGCGCTCATTGGCGCGAGCATCGCCATCATCATTTTCACGCGCGTGAAAAAAATGCCCGTGTGGGCCACGTTCGATGCCCTCGCGCCAAGCATCGCGCTGGGCCACGCCTTCGGGCGGTTGGGCTGTTTTATGACCGGCTGTTGTTATGGAAAAACCTGCGCCTTGCCGTGGGCGGTGACGTTCCCCGAGGGTCACCCCACCCACCCCGGCCACGTTCATCCCACACAGATTTATGAATCGCTTTTGAACTTCGCCCTGTTCGCGGGGCTGGCGTTGCTATTTCGCAAACGCAAATTCGACGGACAAATCTTTGCCGCATATTTAATGGGCTACGCAGTCATTCGATTTGGAATAGAATTTTTAAGGGACGATCCCCGTGGCAACACTCTGGGCGAATTACCTCCTGGCCAACTCATCAGTATCGGCTTGCTCGTCGCCGGAGGCATTTTGTGGGCCAAGCTGAAAGATCGCCCCGTGAAAGAGGTATGA